A window of candidate division KSB1 bacterium genomic DNA:
TTTAAAATGTGTCTTGTTTTTCGCTGGCTACTAAGGTTCTCACAACGGCCATTAGGCATTCGGGATTGAAATTGAAAAAATAACGCAGGTTGATAATAGCGAAATCTTTATAACCAAACCGTCTTACCGAATCCGCCACAGCGGATTAGGTAAGGAGTGATCTGGACCGTAGGACAGGATACCATCCTGTCCCATAATAACTGAATTGTGTGTAGGACAGGTTGGCAACCTGTCCTACAATAACTGAAAAGTAGGACAGGTTGGCAACCTGTCCCACAATAACTGAAAAGTAGGACAGGTTGGCAACCTGTCCCACAATAACTGAATGGAGGAAACTTCATGGCAAAGAATTTGGTTCAAAAAATCTTACAGGCCCACCTCGTCAAGGGCGAATTAAAACCTGGTGAAGAAATCGCCATCAAAATCGATCAGACGTTAACCCAGGATGCCACTGGCACCATGGCCTATCTGCAATTCGAGGCCATGGGCATTCCGCGGGTGAAAACCGAGCTATCCGTCAGCTACGTCGATCACAATACGCTGCAGACTGGCTTTGAAAATGCCGATGATCATCTGTTTCTCCAATCCATTGCTGCCAAATATGGCATCTATTTTTCACGACCAGGGAACGGCATTTGTCATCAGGTGCATCTGGAGCGATTTGGGGTTCCTGGCAAAACGTTGTTGGGATCGGACAGCCATACCCCCACTGGCGGCGGCATTGGCATGATCGCCATCGGTGCAGGTGGACTGGATGTAGCCGTGGCCATGGGCGGCGGGCCGTTCTACCTGGCCATGCCCAAAGTGGTGCTGGTGAAACTTACGGGCAAGCTGCAGCCCTGGGTCTCTGCCAAAGATGTGATTTTAGAAGTACTGCGAATTATGACCGTCAAGGGCGGCGTGGGCAAGATCATCGAATACGGCGGTGATGGCGTGAAATGCTTGACCGTACCCCAGCGGGCGACGATCACCAACATGGGCGCGGAATTAGGCGCCACGACTTCCATCTTCCCCAGCGATGAAAACACCAGAGCCTTTTTGAAAAGCCAGGGTCGGGAAAAAGCCTGGCGGGAATTGAAGGCCGACCCAGACGCCGAGTACGACGAAGTAATCGAGATCGATCTGTCGAAATTAGAGCCTTTGATCGCCCAGCCGCATAGTCCCGATAACGTGGTCAAAGTGAAGGAGATCGCGGGAACAAAAGTTCATCAAGTGGCGATTGGCTCGTGCACCAATTCCTCGTACGTAGACATGATGACCGTGGCTGGCGCATTGAAGGGCAAGCAAATTCATCCCGATGTCAGTTTGGTGATCTCGCCTGGGTCGCGGCAGGTTTTGGAAATGATCGCACGCAACGGGGCATTGGCGGATATGATCGCTGCTGGTGCGAGAATTTTGGAATCGACCTGCGGTCCTTGCATCGGCATGGGCCAGGCGCCGCCGAGCAATGGGATCTCAGTTCGCTCATTCAACCGGAATTTTTTGGGCCGCAGCGGCACCAAAAGCGCCAGCGTCTATCTCGCCAGCCCGGAGGTCTGCGTTGCCACCGCCTTGGCCGGTGTGATCACTGATCCCAGAGATTTGGGCAAGCCGATCGTGGTAACAATGCCGGAGAAGTTTCATATTGATGATCGGATGATCCTCCCGCCATCGGAAAAACCGGACGAAGTGGAGATCATCCGTGGGCCCAATATCAAGCCGTTGCCCATCAATAAGCCGCTGCCAGATACCCTTGAAGGAGAATTATTACTTAAGGTCGAAGACAATATCACCACAGACCACATCATGCCTGCTGGGGCGAAGATCTTGCCGCTGCGGTCAAATATTCCAGAGATTTCCAAACATGTGTTCGAAGTAGTCGATGAAACTTTTCCGCAGCGGGCGCTGGAAAAAGGCGGTGGCTTCATCGTTGGCGGCGAAAATTACGGCCAGGGCTCTAGTCGGGAACATGCCGCGCTGGCGCCAATGTATTTGGGCATCAAATGGGTACTGACCAAATCGTTCGCTCGAATTCATAAGGCCAATTTGATCAACTTCGGCATTCTGCCACTCACGTTCCAAGATCCAGCCGACTACAATAAGCTGGAGATGGGAGATCGATTGCGCATTCAAAACGTGATCGCTTCACTGCGCGCTAATAAGCCGCTGGTGATCGAAAATCTCACCCGAAAAGTGAACATCACCGCTGTTTACGACCTATCCGAACGGGCCAAGGAGATCATCATCGCTGGCGGACTATTGAATTACACAAAACAGCAGCATGCTGCTGCGTAATTCAAATTTCATATTGGAGCGCGCTCATGTCTACGAATGAAGGCATCTATTCCTCTCATTGATAAACTGGCAAAAAGGACGGCCGCATCCGAGGCAGTGACAGGAAGAGATACATCGTTTTTTTGGTTTTCATGAATCGTGAAGCATTTGGGAATGGAAACAAGCTTACTTTCACCCCAGTGTCTAAAGATTAACCCGTGCGAATGTTTGAATCCTTCGCACGGGCAGAACATTTAACCGATCGGAGGGAAAAATGGATCAGCGCACCATGAAAATCGTTTGGGGCATCATTATTATTTTGCTCGGCATTTTTTTGCTGCTACTCACCACAGATGTCTTGAAGATGAATATCAACACCTCGTGGCTCTTCAGCTTTTTGTTCCTTCTGGCATTCATTTTTTTCATCGGCATGTATATTTCACTAGGCCAAAAACAGTTCTGGCCATTGATTCCCGGTGTGATCATGTTAGGCCTGGCGTTATTGATTATCAGCGAAGCCATTGGTCTCACCAGCACGGTCGGCGCCGGGCTCTTCATATTGTTCATCGGACTCAGTTTTTTGGTCGTATATATCCTCCATCCAGCAAATTGGTGGGCTGTGATTCCCGCTGGTATGGTGGGCAGCGTTTCGCTATTGATTTTTTTCGGGCATTTGACCGGGGTCGGATTGATGTTATTGGGTATGGGAACCACCTTTATCGCGCTTTACCTCATCTTATTGGGGACCGAGGATAAGCACTGGTGGCCATTGATCCCCGGAAGCATCTTGGCGTTCATGGGGCTCTTGTTTTTATTTTTCGGTCCGTCAGAATTCGGCAATTATGTGTTGCCCATCGCACTGATCATCATTGGGATCATCCTGATCCTGCCAAGTCTCAGACAAAAGAAGATCAGCTCATAGCATTTGGGAAAGGTTTAACGAGTATATTTAACTTGCCCAGAAAATTGTCAGGTGATCACCCGAAAAATTAATTGGTCTCTGTTGCAAAAACCACAACTTGAATCAACAATATCTTTCCTGCGAATACAGGAATCTCGTTTCAAGCTGATCTTTAAACCAATTGGCAAAATGGACGCCTGCAGACGGAGGCATGACATTTTTACCGTTTTTGTGAATTTTGCACCAAAAATGAATGAGATGATATCCTGCCTCAATTTTGTGCTGGCGCGTCATGGTTACCATCATAGCTCGGGAAATAGTTTGATAGTTGGCGAATCGAAAAACTCACGCGAGGTAGCGTTATGATGTCACTATTTAAGAAGATCGAACGAATCATGATCTTGGCGCTCATTGTAATGATGACCATCGTGCTATTTCTTTCGATTATCGAATTGGGATGGATTTTAGCGATCGATATTATCAGTGAGCCGCTTTTCATTCTGGAAATCCGCGAGTTGTTAGATATCTTTGGTCTATTCCTGCTGGTGCTCATTGGAATCGAGCTGCTGGATTCGATTCGGACCTACGTCGCGGAGAATGTCATCCACGTTGAAGTGGTGTTGGTGGTGGCCATGATCGCCATTGCCCGAAAGGTCATCATTCTGGACATCGATAAATATTCAAGCCTGACTTTTATTGGGATCGCCAGTCTGATCCTTGCGCTCTCGGTGGCCTACTACTTAATCAAAAAGACCCATAAGCCGACTCATGCGAGTGATTCAAAAAATGGAGACGATGATATAAATTGAAATTTTGGCGATCAGATTCGCCTGAGTCGAATGGATGACACTGGCACATGGCATTAAAAGCAGAAGTTGCTGCAGGCGCGCCATTCTTTGATGAGGTGATAAATGAACATCGATGATGAAACAAAACGGAGCTCGGCAAAAATCGGACTTCCGCCTGGCTCTTTGGTCTATATTGGTGAGAAAAAAACAGAACAAACTCGCATCGAATTCATCGGCTATAATGATCACGAAGTGTTTCGCAAAACAGCAGATAATATTGAACAGTGTTTTTTCTGGAAAGAGCAATTCGATGTTGTCTGGATCAACATTGACGGGCTCCATGAGGTAGATGTTATTGAGCGGGTAGGAAAACATTTTAATATCCACGCGCTGGTCCTGGAAGACATCCTTCATCCTCGGCAACGTCCCAAAGCTGAAGATTTTGGAAAATATTTTTACGTCGTGGTTCGATCGCTGAATTACGATCCTTCTCAAGAATTATTGGAGGAGGATCAAGTTAGCCTGTTGTTCGGCCTTGATTATGTGATATCCTTTCAGGAGCAACCTGGCGACGAACTCGACCCTGTGAGAGATCGGATCGCTAGCGGTCGCTTTCAGCTCAAAAAACGCAAGGCTGATTTTGTCGCCTACTCATTGATTGATGCCGTGGTCGATAACTACTTTCTCATTCTGGAAAACATTGGCGAGAAGATCGAGTGGTTGGAAGATGAATTACTGGATCATCCGAGCAGGGAAACTTTGCAATCGATCCATCAACTTAAAACCAACTTGATCCAACTTCGCAAATCGGTCTGGCCGCTGCGAGAGGTGATCGGCACGCTGCAGCGCAGCGAGTCCAATTTGCTCAGGAAATCCACCATGGTTTATCTAAAAGATATCTACGATCACACCATTGAGGTGATTGATACCATCGAAACCTATCGGGATATGGTTTCGGCGATGCTGGACATTTACCTCTCGAACCTGAGCAATAAAATGAACGAAGTAATGAAGATGTTGACCATCATTGCCACCATTTTCATTCCGCTGACCTTTATCGCTGGGGTATATGGGATGAACTTCGAGTATATGCCGGAGCTGAGATGGCGCTGGGGATATTTTATCATTTGGGGGATTATGATCGTTATAGGCTTTGGGATGGTTTTTTATTTTCGAAGAAAAAAATGGTTGTAATTTAGAAAAAATATCTGTAATTTTTCATCGGATGTGGAAGGCAGCAGTTAGTGTTCGCTACCGAGCAGGACATCGTGCTCATGGAAATCCACGATGACTTGTTCCCAAATTTTGGTTTTCGATTCCATTTTTCAGCAATTAGAAAGCTTTTGATCAAATTTTTTTAAGAGCATCGTTTGAATTCATTTTTTGATCTGAATGCAGTCCTAACTTCCGCAGCGCAAGGATAAATTACAGCGAGAATGGCATTCAAGAACCATACAACTTAATGAAGGAGGAATGAGATGACGCGCAGAATCATCTTATCATCGTTCGTCAGCATCATGATGCTGGCGTTGATCATTTGGGCGATTTCCTGTGCGGTGAATCCCGTGACTGGGAAACGGGAATTTATGCTTTTAACCGAGAGCGATGAGATCGCTTTAGGCCAGCAAACGGATCAGGAAGTGATTCAAACCTATGGGATCTATGACGACCCGCAACTCACAAGCTATGTAACCGCGATTGGCACAAAAATGGGCAAATTGAGCCATCGGCCTAATTTGAATTATTCATTTAAAGTACTCGATACCCCAGTGATCAATGCGTTTGCTGTGCCTGGGGGCTATGTTTATTTTACCCGAGGCATTCTGGCGTATTTGAACGATGAAGCGGAATTGGCTGGCGTAATGGGACATGAGATCGGGCATGTGACTGCGCGCCATACAGCGCAGCAGTACAGCCGCGCCACTATGGCCCAGTTGGGTCTTGGCATTGGATTCATGCTTTCCGAGACGTTCCGCAAATATGCTGGTTTGGCGCAATTCGGCGTCGGATTGCTGTTTCTCCGATTCAGTCGTGATAACGAACGCCAGGCCGATGCGCTGGGCGTTGAATATTCTTCCAAGGCTGGCTATGATGCCAACCACATGGCGGATTTCTTCGTCACTTTGGAACGATTGT
This region includes:
- a CDS encoding phosphate-starvation-inducible PsiE family protein, yielding MMSLFKKIERIMILALIVMMTIVLFLSIIELGWILAIDIISEPLFILEIRELLDIFGLFLLVLIGIELLDSIRTYVAENVIHVEVVLVVAMIAIARKVIILDIDKYSSLTFIGIASLILALSVAYYLIKKTHKPTHASDSKNGDDDIN
- the corA gene encoding magnesium/cobalt transporter CorA — its product is MNIDDETKRSSAKIGLPPGSLVYIGEKKTEQTRIEFIGYNDHEVFRKTADNIEQCFFWKEQFDVVWINIDGLHEVDVIERVGKHFNIHALVLEDILHPRQRPKAEDFGKYFYVVVRSLNYDPSQELLEEDQVSLLFGLDYVISFQEQPGDELDPVRDRIASGRFQLKKRKADFVAYSLIDAVVDNYFLILENIGEKIEWLEDELLDHPSRETLQSIHQLKTNLIQLRKSVWPLREVIGTLQRSESNLLRKSTMVYLKDIYDHTIEVIDTIETYRDMVSAMLDIYLSNLSNKMNEVMKMLTIIATIFIPLTFIAGVYGMNFEYMPELRWRWGYFIIWGIMIVIGFGMVFYFRRKKWL
- a CDS encoding aconitate hydratase, whose product is MAKNLVQKILQAHLVKGELKPGEEIAIKIDQTLTQDATGTMAYLQFEAMGIPRVKTELSVSYVDHNTLQTGFENADDHLFLQSIAAKYGIYFSRPGNGICHQVHLERFGVPGKTLLGSDSHTPTGGGIGMIAIGAGGLDVAVAMGGGPFYLAMPKVVLVKLTGKLQPWVSAKDVILEVLRIMTVKGGVGKIIEYGGDGVKCLTVPQRATITNMGAELGATTSIFPSDENTRAFLKSQGREKAWRELKADPDAEYDEVIEIDLSKLEPLIAQPHSPDNVVKVKEIAGTKVHQVAIGSCTNSSYVDMMTVAGALKGKQIHPDVSLVISPGSRQVLEMIARNGALADMIAAGARILESTCGPCIGMGQAPPSNGISVRSFNRNFLGRSGTKSASVYLASPEVCVATALAGVITDPRDLGKPIVVTMPEKFHIDDRMILPPSEKPDEVEIIRGPNIKPLPINKPLPDTLEGELLLKVEDNITTDHIMPAGAKILPLRSNIPEISKHVFEVVDETFPQRALEKGGGFIVGGENYGQGSSREHAALAPMYLGIKWVLTKSFARIHKANLINFGILPLTFQDPADYNKLEMGDRLRIQNVIASLRANKPLVIENLTRKVNITAVYDLSERAKEIIIAGGLLNYTKQQHAAA